From one bacterium genomic stretch:
- the nuoE gene encoding NADH-quinone oxidoreductase subunit NuoE — protein MTSAVSGTTARPRKTVYLGDPLAEPPPPELLCLLEPYRGRRDTVVSALQALQERYGYLPERAMRYAAREMGVPLARIYGVATFYNQFRFTPPARYSVHVCRGTACHVAGSSAIIKAIKEDLRISEDESTPDGMFSLQTVACIGCCSLAPAIVVNHDVHGTVSPERIRGVLDRYRAPDAEASQ, from the coding sequence ATGACCTCTGCCGTGTCAGGCACCACGGCCCGGCCGCGCAAGACAGTCTACCTTGGCGATCCCCTGGCCGAACCGCCGCCGCCCGAGCTGCTGTGCCTCCTGGAGCCCTATCGAGGGCGCCGTGACACCGTTGTGTCGGCGCTGCAGGCGCTTCAGGAGCGGTACGGCTATCTACCGGAGCGCGCGATGCGGTACGCGGCCCGCGAGATGGGCGTTCCGCTCGCGCGTATCTACGGGGTGGCCACGTTCTACAATCAGTTTCGTTTCACCCCCCCGGCGCGCTACTCGGTCCACGTGTGCCGCGGAACGGCGTGTCACGTGGCCGGCTCGTCGGCGATAATCAAGGCTATCAAGGAAGACCTGAGGATCTCGGAAGATGAGAGCACTCCTGACGGGATGTTCAGCCTTCAGACCGTCGCGTGCATCGGATGCTGCAGCCTGGCGCCTGCGATTGTGGTCAACCATGATGTGCACGGGACGGTAAGCCCGGAGCGCATCAGAGGGGTTCTGGACAGGTACAGGGCTCCAGACGCGGAGGCATCGCAATGA
- a CDS encoding bifunctional 5,10-methylenetetrahydrofolate dehydrogenase/5,10-methenyltetrahydrofolate cyclohydrolase, translating to MAEIIDGNAIAEEIKSELKVEIARMQAGGRNPGLATLLVGDDYGAKMYRRQVERTAAEIGLAYRDVSLPAEATPSDVLGGMHALNQDPTVHGILPLRPFPKGIPEAPVLDAMDPAKDIDCLHAINAGRLSLGQPLVYPATPWACYVLLERFYARKGLDPKTAFEGKELVIVGRSNIVGKPAYFLALERNATVTTVHSFTSKAGTLPAHTRRADILIVAMGKAEFITAAMVKPGAIVVDVGINMKPVVDGAGQPVLDDRGRPKKKTVGDVAFDEVQEVAGAITPVPGGVGSVTNMLLMRNAFRAAGRV from the coding sequence ATGGCAGAGATCATTGACGGCAACGCTATCGCCGAGGAGATCAAGTCCGAACTCAAGGTCGAGATCGCCCGGATGCAGGCGGGGGGGCGCAATCCGGGCCTGGCCACGCTTCTGGTCGGAGATGACTACGGCGCGAAGATGTACCGGCGCCAGGTAGAGCGCACCGCGGCAGAGATAGGGCTGGCCTACAGGGACGTCTCGCTACCGGCAGAGGCCACGCCGTCTGACGTTCTGGGTGGTATGCACGCGCTCAACCAGGACCCAACGGTGCACGGTATCCTCCCGCTGCGGCCATTCCCCAAAGGTATACCTGAGGCGCCCGTGCTCGATGCGATGGACCCTGCCAAGGACATTGATTGCCTGCACGCGATCAACGCCGGCCGCCTGTCCCTGGGGCAGCCCTTGGTCTACCCCGCCACCCCATGGGCCTGCTATGTCCTGCTGGAGCGGTTTTACGCCCGCAAGGGGCTGGATCCGAAGACGGCTTTCGAGGGCAAGGAGCTGGTCATAGTAGGACGCAGCAACATCGTGGGCAAGCCAGCGTACTTCCTTGCGCTGGAGCGAAACGCGACGGTCACCACCGTGCACTCCTTCACTTCCAAGGCCGGTACCCTGCCCGCGCACACGCGCAGGGCCGACATCCTGATCGTCGCCATGGGTAAGGCCGAGTTCATAACCGCTGCGATGGTCAAACCGGGCGCCATCGTCGTGGACGTGGGCATCAACATGAAGCCGGTTGTGGACGGCGCGGGTCAGCCCGTGCTGGACGACCGCGGCCGTCCCAAGAAGAAGACGGTGGGCGACGTTGCCTTCGACGAGGTCCAGGAGGTCGCGGGCGCCATTACACCCGTACCGGGTGGTGTCGGATCGGTCACCAACATGCTGCTCATGCGCAACGCATTTCGAGCCGCGGGGAGGGTTTGA
- a CDS encoding cyclodeaminase/cyclohydrolase family protein: MYPDMPIDEFLAKLASAAPEPGGGAAAALTAATGAALISMVANLTVGREKYAAVQAEMEQARDRADALRGEFLAAIDQDAESFRRVMEAYKMPRETDEQKAARKAAIRQALREASAVPAGVIRLCEEVARWSKVVTEKGNVQLITDAAIAALLADSGAQSAALNVKINLGPIGDPSFTGPLWAGIQASLEGIRAVRDEVLKITYERLG; encoded by the coding sequence ATGTACCCGGACATGCCAATCGATGAGTTTCTGGCCAAGCTGGCCTCGGCCGCCCCGGAGCCGGGAGGCGGGGCTGCGGCCGCGCTGACCGCGGCCACCGGCGCCGCGCTGATCAGCATGGTGGCCAACCTGACCGTAGGCAGGGAGAAGTACGCGGCGGTCCAGGCGGAGATGGAGCAGGCCAGGGATCGGGCCGACGCGCTGCGAGGGGAGTTCTTGGCGGCCATTGATCAGGACGCCGAGTCGTTCCGACGGGTGATGGAGGCCTACAAGATGCCCCGCGAGACCGATGAGCAGAAGGCTGCCCGCAAGGCGGCAATCCGGCAGGCCCTGCGCGAGGCCTCCGCGGTTCCGGCCGGGGTGATCCGCCTGTGCGAAGAGGTGGCCCGCTGGAGCAAAGTCGTGACCGAGAAGGGCAACGTGCAGCTTATCACCGACGCCGCCATCGCGGCGCTGCTGGCCGACTCAGGGGCGCAGAGCGCCGCCCTCAACGTCAAGATCAACCTGGGGCCGATCGGTGATCCCTCGTTCACCGGTCCGCTGTGGGCAGGGATCCAAGCCAGCCTGGAAGGCATACGGGCGGTGCGCGACGAGGTGTTGAAGATCACCTACGAGAGGCTTGGGTGA
- a CDS encoding heterodisulfide reductase-related iron-sulfur binding cluster, which translates to MPTATRSMTRSTLAHEVRQESGQDIPLCFQCKVCTSGCPLAAEMDLAPHAAMRALQLGVDERLLRSNTFWLCASCQSCTARCPQGIDVARVMDALRIVAARRRIPARVPEALIFTQAAVRSIRLFGRLFEAGVGAEVNLRMRQPLRQMKFALRMLKAGKLRLVPDLPGRPSDKQAETGEIAYYPGCALHGSAREYDTSTRAVAAKLGVKLREISGWRCCGATAGHQTSAELALELPLANLSLAARAGHAAVTAPCAACFSRLRHAQVEAADQAPQALRVQHLLHTFLEGGVESVRARVQRPLRGMRVACYYGCLLTRPPAVTGAARPEYPMEMDHLIRALGGVPVPWSYKTECCGAGHAVVRPELVIELTGRILRDAQAAGAEALAVACPLCHNNLDARQEEAARAAGLPPMPAFYFTQLMAIAFGLQERAAGLEGLMTDPRPLLQMRGLTGSGAEI; encoded by the coding sequence ATGCCAACCGCAACCCGTTCCATGACCCGTTCTACGCTTGCCCACGAGGTCCGGCAGGAGAGCGGCCAGGATATCCCACTCTGCTTCCAGTGTAAGGTGTGCACGAGCGGATGCCCGCTGGCCGCGGAGATGGACCTGGCGCCGCACGCCGCGATGCGCGCGCTGCAGCTTGGGGTTGACGAACGGCTGCTGCGGAGCAACACCTTCTGGCTGTGCGCTTCCTGCCAGTCGTGCACAGCGCGCTGCCCCCAGGGGATTGACGTGGCCCGCGTTATGGATGCGCTGCGGATCGTCGCCGCGCGACGGCGCATTCCCGCGCGCGTGCCCGAGGCGCTGATCTTCACGCAGGCAGCGGTTCGCAGCATCCGCCTGTTCGGGCGGCTGTTTGAAGCGGGCGTGGGAGCAGAGGTCAATCTCCGGATGCGCCAGCCGCTCCGCCAGATGAAGTTCGCGCTCCGCATGCTCAAGGCGGGCAAGCTTCGACTGGTGCCCGACCTACCCGGTCGCCCCTCGGACAAACAGGCGGAAACGGGCGAGATCGCATACTACCCCGGGTGCGCGCTGCACGGCAGCGCGAGGGAGTACGACACCTCCACGCGCGCGGTGGCCGCCAAGCTCGGGGTGAAGCTGCGAGAGATCAGCGGGTGGCGGTGCTGCGGGGCCACCGCGGGGCACCAGACTTCTGCCGAGCTAGCCCTGGAGCTACCGCTGGCCAACCTGAGCCTTGCCGCCCGGGCAGGGCACGCCGCCGTAACCGCGCCCTGCGCCGCCTGCTTCTCCCGGCTGCGTCATGCCCAGGTGGAGGCCGCGGACCAGGCTCCGCAGGCGCTGCGCGTGCAGCACCTGCTGCACACCTTCCTGGAAGGCGGGGTGGAGTCGGTCCGTGCCAGGGTCCAGCGTCCGCTGCGGGGCATGCGGGTGGCCTGCTATTACGGCTGCCTGCTCACGCGACCGCCCGCGGTCACCGGCGCAGCGCGCCCCGAGTATCCGATGGAGATGGATCATCTGATCCGGGCGTTGGGCGGGGTTCCGGTCCCCTGGTCGTACAAGACCGAGTGCTGCGGGGCGGGACACGCGGTCGTGCGCCCTGAACTGGTTATCGAACTGACGGGGCGCATCTTGCGGGACGCTCAGGCCGCCGGCGCAGAGGCGTTGGCGGTAGCCTGCCCTCTCTGTCACAATAACCTTGACGCCCGGCAGGAAGAGGCGGCGCGCGCCGCCGGTCTGCCACCCATGCCGGCCTTCTACTTCACTCAACTGATGGCAATTGCATTTGGCCTCCAGGAGCGTGCTGCGGGTCTTGAGGGTCTGATGACCGATCCGCGCCCGCTGCTCCAGATGAGGGGACTCACCGGCAGCGGTGCCGAGATCTGA
- a CDS encoding hydrogenase iron-sulfur subunit, with protein MEVVAFCCFYCAYAAADLAGVMRLAYPPNVKVVLLPCTGGIDPIYILRAFEAGADGVFVAGCLEGQCHYQVGNYHAKARVRYLKERLDAVGIGGQRLEMFNLSSAEGPRFAEIAREMTERITALGPTPIKRARTGADL; from the coding sequence GTGGAGGTCGTGGCCTTCTGCTGCTTCTACTGCGCCTACGCCGCCGCCGACCTGGCGGGCGTAATGCGTCTGGCCTATCCCCCCAATGTGAAGGTGGTTCTGCTGCCGTGCACCGGCGGAATTGACCCCATCTACATCCTGCGCGCCTTTGAGGCCGGGGCCGACGGGGTGTTCGTGGCAGGGTGCCTAGAAGGGCAGTGCCACTACCAGGTAGGCAACTACCACGCCAAGGCACGGGTGCGGTACCTCAAGGAGCGCCTCGACGCGGTTGGCATCGGTGGGCAGCGCCTGGAGATGTTCAATCTCTCCTCGGCCGAGGGCCCGCGGTTTGCCGAGATAGCCCGAGAGATGACCGAGCGCATAACCGCGCTGGGCCCGACGCCGATTAAGCGGGCGCGGACCGGAGCAGATCTGTGA
- a CDS encoding FAD-dependent oxidoreductase encodes MIQRDALDRCALFGGLGPSARDLVASLGTVVSFQAGERVFSEGGEARDFCVIHQGRVALEMRAPEQGEELPRSVVVSVLGAGESLGWSALVPPFVLTMSAVCVEPTVLVAFSGSVLRRLMSLDWEIGYPIMAGLVDLVEYRMANIRTRLTQMQAVATHDLRSPAARVTSYLEAMLAGTAGDLTEDQRHILERCRQRLADQIELLDSLVRISPPVPEERGGEAEVATEGPDAVVGAAMVVGGGIAGIQAALDLADAGIKVHLVERGPAIGGRMATLDKTFPTNDCAMCILSPKLSGVRLHPNIELHTLSEMEGLEGSAGDLRATIRHRPRFVDPLRCTACGDCATACPIGVPSEFNAGLAPRTAIYRSYAQAVPGAYAIDKRGSAPCRDACPIHQRAQGYVALVAQGRYEEAFRVIRMENPFPGICGRVCNHRCEDACSRSQVDGAVNLAALKRFVADWAYARPREPEAQVEPVHPERVAVVGSGPAGLTAARDLAVKGYRVTVFEALPAAGGMMRVGIPEHRLPTPIIEREIADIAGLGVDIRCNSRLEHVRDLFAEGFNAIFLATGAHRARKLPIPGADLPGVLVSTDVLQNARLGQPVSLGRRVLVLGGGNVGFDVARTCVRLGAEVHVACPEAREAMPAHAWEIAAAEEEGIRVHPSTSFVRVLEQDGRAAGMECRKVRSMRFDEARRLHLDLAEGSEHVLEADTVIFAIGLAPQTELTSGLPGIAITPWGSLQVEADSQSAGYPGLFAGGDLVTGTAFVVDAIAAGARAARGIHAYLRGTALEADPQTTVAKLTLDEVEDRLLRGQIRLQPRSGVHELPPGVRRASCVEVDEGLTEEEARQEAARCLACGVCAECLACVQACRREAINHAETERVETLRIGAVVLAPGIEPFDAAHADAYGVGRFPNVLTGPQFERLLSASGPTQGHVTRPSDGAEPRRIAFLQCVGSRDQQNRYCSSVCCMYATKEAILAREHLPEAECTIYYADMRAFGKGFDAYLERAKRNGVRYVRTRVASIREDPHTRSLVFRVEENGVVREEQADLVVLAVGLTPPKGADALARAAGVALNEHGFAATVPSAPMETSRSGVFVAGGFRGPRDIPDSVVDGSGAAAAAMAVIGSARGTQIVPKVYPPEMLLDPEPRVGVFVCHCGSNIAGVVDVVGLAAHARTLPGVVLAETSLYTCSADTLIRIKEAVIEEHLNRVVVASCTPRTHEPIFRETLREAGLNPYLFEMANIRDQCSWVHRDDPSGATEKARALITGAVARAGRLAPLHKVLVPMRDEALVIGGGVAGLTASLNLAEQGFPVVLVERSQELGGRLRAPLLTWGGVPAADSLRELVERVTGHPRVRVLTGCRVVSSHGTVGNFETTVAGPDGDHSFGHGVTVIATGLQEWKPAVYGAGEDARVVTLSEFEARLMIGGGSPPETPASVVMLLCAGPWDRMPFYCSRTCCAQSLAAALAFKRANPEVPVTIIAREIRTYGFSEELFTQAREAGVVVFRHSAEEPPQITRTPEATTVTVRDQALGEEITLDAGLLVVAPAQVPSDGASDLTTIFKVPASADGFFLEAHVKLRPAEFASEGLFLCGGAHYPKPLDEAIAQALAAAARASTLLWRDSLEVGGVVTAVDRDRCTTCLTCLRVCAYDAISFDADGIAVIEPTRCQGCGLCVTVCPGSALSLGHYSRDQMLAKITALLGEMEVVRVN; translated from the coding sequence ATGATCCAACGCGATGCTCTGGACCGGTGCGCCCTGTTCGGAGGGCTTGGGCCGTCGGCCCGCGACCTGGTGGCCTCGCTGGGGACCGTTGTCTCCTTTCAGGCCGGTGAGCGCGTCTTCTCCGAGGGTGGGGAGGCGCGCGACTTCTGTGTTATCCATCAGGGCAGGGTGGCTCTGGAGATGCGGGCCCCTGAGCAGGGAGAGGAACTGCCCAGGTCGGTGGTCGTGTCCGTGCTGGGAGCAGGCGAGAGCCTTGGCTGGTCCGCTCTGGTGCCGCCGTTCGTGTTGACGATGTCCGCGGTGTGCGTGGAGCCCACCGTCTTGGTCGCCTTCAGCGGTTCTGTACTGCGCAGGTTGATGTCTCTGGACTGGGAGATCGGCTATCCCATCATGGCCGGGCTGGTGGATCTCGTAGAGTACCGTATGGCGAACATCCGCACCCGCCTCACACAGATGCAGGCAGTGGCCACCCATGATCTGCGCTCTCCCGCTGCCAGGGTGACCAGCTACCTGGAGGCCATGCTGGCAGGAACGGCCGGCGACCTGACCGAGGATCAGCGGCACATTCTTGAACGGTGCCGCCAGCGGCTGGCGGACCAGATCGAGTTGCTGGACAGCCTGGTGCGCATCTCCCCACCCGTGCCTGAGGAGCGCGGCGGCGAGGCCGAGGTCGCCACGGAGGGCCCCGACGCCGTTGTGGGCGCGGCGATGGTGGTCGGCGGCGGGATCGCCGGGATCCAGGCCGCGCTGGATCTGGCCGACGCCGGCATCAAGGTGCACCTGGTGGAGCGCGGTCCGGCCATCGGCGGCCGCATGGCCACGCTCGACAAGACTTTCCCCACGAACGACTGCGCGATGTGCATCCTGTCGCCCAAGCTTTCCGGCGTCAGGCTTCATCCCAACATCGAGCTCCACACCCTCTCAGAGATGGAGGGTCTGGAGGGAAGCGCAGGCGATCTCCGCGCGACCATCCGGCATCGCCCGCGCTTCGTGGACCCGCTTCGCTGCACGGCGTGCGGCGACTGCGCCACGGCGTGTCCGATAGGCGTGCCCAGCGAGTTCAACGCCGGACTGGCCCCGCGTACCGCGATCTACCGCTCCTACGCCCAAGCCGTCCCGGGCGCCTACGCGATTGACAAGCGGGGTTCCGCACCCTGCCGCGACGCCTGCCCCATTCATCAGCGGGCGCAGGGGTACGTGGCGCTGGTGGCTCAGGGGCGCTATGAAGAGGCATTCCGGGTAATCCGGATGGAGAACCCCTTCCCTGGGATCTGCGGCCGCGTCTGCAACCACCGGTGCGAGGACGCCTGCTCCCGCAGCCAGGTGGACGGAGCCGTGAACCTCGCGGCGCTGAAGCGATTCGTCGCCGATTGGGCGTATGCCCGGCCGCGCGAGCCCGAGGCCCAGGTCGAACCGGTGCACCCCGAGCGCGTGGCCGTTGTAGGCTCAGGTCCTGCCGGTCTCACCGCTGCCCGCGATCTTGCCGTAAAAGGATATCGGGTGACCGTGTTCGAGGCCCTGCCCGCAGCCGGCGGGATGATGCGGGTTGGAATCCCGGAGCACCGCCTGCCCACGCCGATCATCGAGCGGGAGATCGCCGACATAGCCGGGCTGGGCGTTGATATCCGGTGCAACAGCCGCCTGGAGCACGTGCGCGACCTGTTTGCCGAAGGGTTCAACGCCATCTTCCTGGCCACCGGCGCCCACCGGGCCCGGAAGCTTCCCATCCCCGGGGCAGACCTGCCGGGCGTGCTGGTCAGCACCGACGTACTGCAGAACGCCCGCCTGGGCCAGCCCGTTTCACTGGGCCGGCGGGTGCTTGTTCTGGGAGGAGGCAACGTGGGCTTCGACGTTGCCAGGACGTGCGTGCGGCTGGGCGCCGAGGTGCACGTGGCCTGCCCCGAGGCGCGCGAGGCGATGCCGGCCCATGCTTGGGAGATCGCCGCGGCCGAGGAAGAAGGCATTCGCGTCCACCCGTCCACGTCTTTCGTCCGAGTGCTGGAACAGGACGGCCGCGCGGCGGGCATGGAGTGCCGCAAGGTACGTTCCATGCGCTTTGACGAGGCGCGGCGCCTGCACCTCGACCTCGCCGAGGGCAGCGAGCATGTGCTGGAGGCGGACACGGTCATCTTCGCGATCGGCCTGGCGCCACAGACCGAGCTCACCTCCGGCCTGCCCGGCATCGCCATCACGCCGTGGGGATCGTTGCAGGTGGAAGCGGACTCCCAGTCCGCGGGCTACCCCGGTCTGTTCGCGGGCGGGGACCTGGTCACCGGCACCGCGTTCGTGGTGGACGCGATCGCAGCCGGAGCGCGGGCGGCGCGCGGTATCCACGCCTACCTGCGCGGGACGGCCCTGGAAGCCGACCCTCAGACTACGGTGGCCAAGCTCACCCTGGACGAGGTCGAGGATCGGTTGCTGCGTGGGCAGATACGGTTGCAGCCTCGCTCCGGCGTCCACGAGCTCCCTCCGGGGGTGCGGCGCGCCTCATGCGTCGAGGTGGACGAAGGGTTGACCGAGGAGGAGGCGCGCCAGGAAGCAGCGCGCTGCCTGGCCTGCGGCGTGTGCGCCGAGTGCCTGGCGTGCGTGCAGGCGTGCCGCCGCGAGGCGATCAACCATGCCGAAACCGAACGCGTGGAGACGCTGCGCATCGGTGCCGTGGTACTGGCGCCTGGTATCGAGCCGTTCGACGCAGCGCACGCAGATGCCTACGGCGTGGGCCGTTTCCCGAATGTCCTGACCGGGCCGCAGTTCGAGCGGCTCCTCTCCGCGTCGGGACCGACGCAGGGCCACGTCACCCGACCCTCTGACGGCGCGGAACCCCGCAGGATCGCCTTCCTGCAGTGCGTGGGATCGCGCGACCAGCAAAACCGTTACTGCTCCTCGGTGTGCTGCATGTACGCCACCAAGGAGGCGATCCTGGCCCGAGAGCACCTTCCCGAGGCAGAGTGCACGATCTACTACGCGGACATGCGCGCCTTCGGCAAGGGTTTCGACGCCTACCTCGAACGGGCCAAGCGTAACGGCGTCCGCTACGTGCGCACGCGCGTGGCGTCCATTCGTGAGGATCCGCACACCCGGTCGCTGGTCTTCAGGGTAGAGGAGAACGGGGTTGTGCGCGAAGAACAGGCCGACCTGGTCGTGCTGGCGGTGGGTTTGACCCCGCCCAAGGGCGCCGACGCGCTGGCCCGTGCCGCGGGAGTAGCGCTCAACGAGCACGGATTCGCCGCCACGGTGCCCTCCGCGCCGATGGAGACCAGCCGGAGCGGTGTGTTCGTGGCCGGCGGATTCCGCGGGCCCAGGGACATCCCGGACTCCGTTGTGGACGGCAGCGGCGCGGCCGCCGCTGCGATGGCCGTCATCGGATCGGCCCGGGGGACCCAGATCGTTCCCAAGGTCTATCCTCCCGAGATGTTGCTGGATCCGGAGCCGCGGGTCGGCGTCTTCGTATGCCACTGCGGGTCGAACATCGCCGGCGTGGTGGACGTGGTCGGCCTGGCCGCCCACGCCAGGACGCTGCCGGGCGTGGTCCTGGCCGAGACGTCGCTCTATACCTGCTCGGCCGACACCCTGATCCGCATCAAGGAGGCAGTAATCGAGGAGCACCTCAACCGGGTGGTGGTGGCGAGCTGCACCCCGCGTACGCACGAGCCCATTTTCCGAGAGACGCTGCGCGAGGCCGGGCTCAACCCCTACCTGTTCGAGATGGCCAACATCCGCGACCAGTGCAGCTGGGTGCACCGCGACGATCCCTCCGGCGCCACGGAGAAGGCGCGCGCGCTGATTACAGGTGCGGTCGCCCGGGCCGGCCGCCTGGCCCCGCTGCACAAGGTGCTGGTGCCGATGCGAGATGAGGCGCTGGTGATCGGCGGTGGTGTGGCAGGTCTGACCGCCAGTCTCAACCTGGCCGAGCAGGGATTCCCGGTGGTGCTGGTGGAGCGGTCGCAGGAGCTGGGCGGCCGCCTGCGCGCACCGCTCCTTACCTGGGGCGGCGTGCCGGCCGCTGATTCGCTGCGGGAACTGGTCGAGCGGGTGACCGGCCATCCGCGCGTGAGGGTTCTGACCGGATGCAGGGTTGTCTCATCCCACGGCACGGTCGGCAACTTCGAAACCACCGTGGCAGGCCCGGATGGAGATCACAGCTTCGGGCACGGGGTGACCGTCATCGCCACCGGCCTGCAGGAGTGGAAGCCCGCGGTCTACGGGGCCGGTGAGGACGCACGCGTGGTGACGCTCTCGGAGTTTGAGGCGCGCCTCATGATCGGTGGCGGGTCGCCTCCGGAGACTCCGGCATCGGTGGTCATGCTGTTGTGCGCCGGCCCCTGGGACCGCATGCCCTTCTACTGCAGCCGCACCTGCTGCGCCCAGTCCCTTGCCGCCGCACTGGCGTTCAAGCGGGCGAACCCCGAGGTTCCTGTCACGATCATCGCCCGCGAGATCCGGACCTACGGGTTTTCCGAGGAGCTGTTCACCCAGGCGCGGGAGGCCGGGGTCGTGGTCTTCCGCCACTCGGCCGAGGAGCCCCCGCAGATCACGCGCACTCCCGAGGCCACAACCGTCACCGTGCGAGACCAGGCGCTCGGCGAGGAGATAACCCTGGACGCCGGCCTGCTGGTGGTGGCGCCGGCTCAAGTGCCTTCGGACGGCGCGTCCGACCTAACCACGATATTCAAGGTGCCGGCGTCCGCGGACGGCTTCTTCCTGGAGGCCCATGTGAAGCTGCGGCCGGCGGAGTTCGCCAGCGAGGGGCTGTTCCTCTGCGGAGGCGCTCACTACCCCAAGCCGCTGGACGAGGCGATCGCCCAGGCCCTGGCCGCGGCCGCCCGGGCCAGTACCCTGTTGTGGCGCGACAGCCTGGAGGTCGGCGGCGTTGTGACCGCGGTAGACCGCGACCGCTGCACAACCTGCCTCACCTGCCTCCGGGTGTGCGCCTACGACGCAATATCGTTTGATGCCGACGGCATCGCCGTCATTGAACCCACCCGCTGCCAGGGCTGCGGCCTGTGCGTGACGGTATGTCCGGGTAGCGCGCTCAGCCTGGGGCATTACTCGCGAGACCAGATGCTCGCCAAGATTACCGCGCTGCTGGGCGAGATGGAGGTCGTTCGTGTCAACTGA
- a CDS encoding ATP-binding protein, which translates to MVNLEALERAFLFRDLPAALLRRLAALGEERSYAPGQRIFQEGEGATHLCVIKEGRVALEMDLQIGRTEAGERRTFAAVLSPPDCFGWSAIVPPHTRTMSAVAIQATTVVAFEREALERLIADDPRAGTLLLRGLAQLVGNRLMEARSKLSFVIALVSHELKAPLAAVESYLQVILCGYAGDVPDKQREMLGRCSIRVQELIELINGLLRVSRIETGDFSAEITPTSVQVVIEKALENVSGAAQEKGVRVRVEMPSDLSLLHLAPIRIQEVFTNLLDNSVKFTPAGGEVVVLVCDQGRHIQVRVRDTGIGIPASELPRIFDEFYRGQKAQSKGLGLGLSLVKKIVEAHQGQIWVESPPPGEACGTVFAFTLPKALTGLVSTADRPPVG; encoded by the coding sequence ATGGTCAACCTGGAAGCACTGGAACGCGCGTTCCTGTTCAGGGATCTACCCGCGGCGCTGCTGCGCCGTCTGGCCGCGCTGGGCGAGGAGCGGTCCTACGCGCCTGGACAGCGGATCTTCCAGGAAGGGGAGGGTGCCACGCACCTGTGCGTCATCAAGGAGGGGCGCGTAGCCCTTGAGATGGACCTTCAGATCGGCAGGACCGAAGCCGGCGAGCGGCGCACCTTTGCCGCGGTGCTGAGTCCCCCTGACTGTTTTGGCTGGTCCGCGATTGTGCCTCCCCATACCCGCACCATGTCGGCCGTGGCGATTCAAGCCACGACGGTCGTGGCGTTCGAGCGCGAGGCGCTGGAGCGCCTGATCGCGGATGACCCTCGGGCCGGGACCCTGCTGCTGCGCGGGCTGGCACAGCTCGTGGGGAACCGCCTGATGGAGGCCAGGTCCAAGTTGAGCTTCGTGATCGCGCTGGTGTCCCACGAGCTGAAGGCACCCCTGGCGGCCGTGGAGAGCTATCTACAAGTGATTCTGTGCGGCTACGCGGGTGATGTCCCGGACAAGCAGCGGGAGATGCTCGGCCGGTGCAGCATCCGTGTGCAGGAGCTGATTGAACTCATCAACGGCCTGCTCAGGGTCTCCCGGATCGAGACTGGCGACTTCTCCGCGGAGATCACCCCGACGTCCGTGCAGGTCGTGATCGAGAAGGCCTTGGAGAACGTGAGTGGCGCTGCGCAGGAGAAGGGCGTGCGTGTGCGTGTGGAGATGCCCTCAGACCTGTCTCTGCTCCACCTGGCGCCGATTAGAATCCAGGAGGTCTTCACCAACCTTCTGGACAACTCGGTCAAGTTCACACCCGCCGGCGGAGAGGTCGTCGTGCTTGTTTGCGATCAGGGGCGCCACATTCAGGTGCGGGTGCGCGACACCGGGATCGGGATTCCTGCATCCGAACTCCCCCGGATCTTCGACGAGTTCTACCGGGGGCAGAAGGCCCAATCTAAGGGGCTGGGACTGGGCCTGTCCCTCGTCAAGAAGATCGTCGAGGCCCACCAGGGTCAGATCTGGGTGGAGAGCCCCCCGCCGGGAGAGGCGTGCGGTACGGTGTTTGCCTTTACGCTGCCCAAGGCCTTGACCGGTCTGGTTTCAACTGCTGATAGGCCGCCGGTGGGGTAG